The Iamia sp. SCSIO 61187 genomic sequence CACCACGAACCCCTCGGAGGTCTCGGTGCCCTGTGCGATCGTGTCCTTGCCCCTCAGGAAGAGGCGCACCGAGCTCGACGGCAGCTCCTCGGCCTTCTGGAACGACAGGAGACCCAGGACGGGGTAGATGAGCAGCATCTCCCGGAGGAACGCTTCGGCCTCGGCGGTGTCCGGCTCGGAGAGCGGGGGGAGCGATCCGACGTTGCCGTTCTCGAGCTCGGATCGGTTCGCGGCCTTGGCCAGGGCGATGAGCCTTGCCTCCAGGTAGCGGATGTGGGCCTTGTTGAGGTTGTCGTCCTTGCTGGTGAAGACGATGACCCGGTTCCAGAAGTCCTTCGTCTTGTTGTGGCTGTCCAGGCGACCGGGCAGGTCGTCGGTCTCGCCGATGTAGATGCGCAGCGCGGGGACTCCCGACTCCGTCGGGCCGGACAGGAGGTACACGCCCGGTCCGTCGAGGTCAGATCTCGAGCGAAGGTCGCGGTACCGGGTGCGGGGTGCCATGAGGGCCTTGCCGGTCCAGTTGCTCTTCTCGACGACCCAGACGCCGTCGGCGATCCCGCCCGCAAGGAAGATCCGGATCGATGCACCTAGAGGGGCATCAGCGTCCGTCACCGGATTCCACCACCCGAGGTGAACTCGACCGTGCCTGCGTTGAGGTCGACATTGCGGGTTCGGTACCCGGCGTCCCAGCCAGGCGCGTGCATGAATGTGAGCCTCGACGGTCTCGTTGGCCCACCAGGCTGGGTGCCGGCGCGCTGATGCCGGCAGGTCGTCACCGAGTAGTCGTTCGATGTCGGTGAAGCGCATCTGAAGGACGGGCTCGTTGCAGGCGAGGAGGTGGTCGTGGAGCGGGTCGTACTTGCCCATCAGGTCGGCGCCTCCTCGGCGTCGATCGCGATGCCGATGCCCTGGAGGGACTCGGCTAGCTCGGTGAACTCGGTCAGGGCGGCTTGGAGGTCTTCGACGATCTCGGCGGCGATGACGCCTGGCGCGGGGAGGTTGTCTGTGTCTTCGAGGCTCTCGTCGCGCAGCCAGA encodes the following:
- a CDS encoding GIY-YIG nuclease family protein → MGKYDPLHDHLLACNEPVLQMRFTDIERLLGDDLPASARRHPAWWANETVEAHIHARAWLGRRVPNPQCRPQRRHGRVHLGWWNPVTDADAPLGASIRIFLAGGIADGVWVVEKSNWTGKALMAPRTRYRDLRSRSDLDGPGVYLLSGPTESGVPALRIYIGETDDLPGRLDSHNKTKDFWNRVIVFTSKDDNLNKAHIRYLEARLIALAKAANRSELENGNVGSLPPLSEPDTAEAEAFLREMLLIYPVLGLLSFQKAEELPSSSVRLFLRGKDTIAQGTETSEGFVVYAGALGRTVAVPSIHAYGTQIRQAMIEKGVFAVEGKHLRLTEDYVFSSPSNAAMVLQGRTSNGRVEWKAEDGRTLKEIQTEAAGVDEPVGLR